A DNA window from Canis lupus familiaris isolate Mischka breed German Shepherd chromosome 10, alternate assembly UU_Cfam_GSD_1.0, whole genome shotgun sequence contains the following coding sequences:
- the CYTH4 gene encoding cytohesin-4 isoform X2, whose protein sequence is MDPMKGIQYLIEHKLLTPDVQEIAQFLYKGEGLNKTAIGTYLGERDPFNLQVLQAFVDCHEFANLNLVQALRQFLWSFRLPGEAQKIDRMMETFATRYCLCNPGVFQSTDTCYVLSFSIIMLNTSLHNPNVRDRPPFERFVSMNRGINDGGDLPEEQLRNLFDSIKSEPFSIPEDDGNDLTHTFFNPDREGWLLKLGGRVKTWKRRWFILTDNCLYYFEFTTDKEPRGIIPLENLSVQKVDDPKKPFCLELYNPSCRGQKIKACKTDGEGKVVEGKHESYRISAASAEERDQWIEAIRASITCVPFYDLVSARKKKIASKH, encoded by the exons ATGGATCCCATGAAG GGCATCCAGTACCTCATCGAGCACAAACTGCTGACCCCCGATGTCCAGGAGATCGCCCAGTTCCTGTATAAGGGTGAGGGCCTCAATAAGACAGCCATCGGCACCTATCTGGGGGAGAG ggatcccttcaaCCTGCAGGTCCTCCAGGCCTTCGTGGACTGCCACGAGTTTGCCAACCTCAACCTTGTGCAGGCCCTCAG acAGTTCCTGTGGAGCTTCCGGCTGCCAGGCGAGGCCCAGAAGATCGACCGGATGATGGAGACGTTTGCCACCCGCTACTGCCTCTGCAACCCAGGCGTCTTCCAGTCCACAG ACACCTGCTACGTCCTGTCCTTCTCCATCATCATGCTGAACACCAGCCTCCACAACCCCAATGTCCGCGACAGGCCACCCTTCGAGCGCTTCGTGTCCATGAACCGAGGCATCAATGACGGTGGTGATCTGCCTGAAGAGCAGCTTCGG AACCTCTTCGACAGCATCAAGAGCGAACCCTTCTCCATCCCGGAGGACGACGGCAACGACCTCACTCACACCTTCTTCAACCCCGACCGCGAGGGCTGGCTGCTGAAACTGG GCGGCCGCGTGAAGACGTGGAAGCGCCGCTGGTTCATCCTGACCGACAACTGTCTCTACTACTTTGAGTTCACAACT GACAAGGAGCCCCGGGGAATCATACCCCTGGAGAACCTCTCGGTGCAGAAGGTGGACGACCCCAAGAAGCCA TTCTGCCTGGAGCTCTACAACCCCAGCTGCCGGGGCCAGAAGATCAAGGCCTGCAAGACGGACGGTGAGGGCAAGGTGGTGGAGGGCAAGCACGAGTCTTACCGAATCTCTGCCGCCAGTGCCGAGGAGCGCGACCAGTGGATCGAGGCCATAAG AGCCAGCATCACCTGTGTCCCCTTCTATGACCTGGTCTCTGCTCGGAAGAAGAAGATTGCCAGCAAGCACTGa
- the CYTH4 gene encoding cytohesin-4 isoform X1, which yields MDLCHPDPTELSSGETEELQRIKWHRKQLLEDIQKLKDEIADVFAQIDCFETTEESRLAQKEKELCIGRKKFNMDPMKGIQYLIEHKLLTPDVQEIAQFLYKGEGLNKTAIGTYLGERDPFNLQVLQAFVDCHEFANLNLVQALRQFLWSFRLPGEAQKIDRMMETFATRYCLCNPGVFQSTDTCYVLSFSIIMLNTSLHNPNVRDRPPFERFVSMNRGINDGGDLPEEQLRNLFDSIKSEPFSIPEDDGNDLTHTFFNPDREGWLLKLGGRVKTWKRRWFILTDNCLYYFEFTTDKEPRGIIPLENLSVQKVDDPKKPFCLELYNPSCRGQKIKACKTDGEGKVVEGKHESYRISAASAEERDQWIEAIRASITCVPFYDLVSARKKKIASKH from the exons ATGGACTTGTGCCACCCAG ACCCAACGGAGCTGAGCAGCGGGGAGACAGAGGAGCTGCAGCGGATCAAGTGGCACCGGAAGCAGCTTCTGGAAGATATCCAG AAGCTGAAAGATGAGATCGCAGATGTATTTGCCCAGATTGACTGCTTCGAGACCACGGAGGAGAG CCGGTTGgcccagaaggagaaggagctgTGCATCGGGCGTAAGAAGTTCAACATGGATCCCATGAAG GGCATCCAGTACCTCATCGAGCACAAACTGCTGACCCCCGATGTCCAGGAGATCGCCCAGTTCCTGTATAAGGGTGAGGGCCTCAATAAGACAGCCATCGGCACCTATCTGGGGGAGAG ggatcccttcaaCCTGCAGGTCCTCCAGGCCTTCGTGGACTGCCACGAGTTTGCCAACCTCAACCTTGTGCAGGCCCTCAG acAGTTCCTGTGGAGCTTCCGGCTGCCAGGCGAGGCCCAGAAGATCGACCGGATGATGGAGACGTTTGCCACCCGCTACTGCCTCTGCAACCCAGGCGTCTTCCAGTCCACAG ACACCTGCTACGTCCTGTCCTTCTCCATCATCATGCTGAACACCAGCCTCCACAACCCCAATGTCCGCGACAGGCCACCCTTCGAGCGCTTCGTGTCCATGAACCGAGGCATCAATGACGGTGGTGATCTGCCTGAAGAGCAGCTTCGG AACCTCTTCGACAGCATCAAGAGCGAACCCTTCTCCATCCCGGAGGACGACGGCAACGACCTCACTCACACCTTCTTCAACCCCGACCGCGAGGGCTGGCTGCTGAAACTGG GCGGCCGCGTGAAGACGTGGAAGCGCCGCTGGTTCATCCTGACCGACAACTGTCTCTACTACTTTGAGTTCACAACT GACAAGGAGCCCCGGGGAATCATACCCCTGGAGAACCTCTCGGTGCAGAAGGTGGACGACCCCAAGAAGCCA TTCTGCCTGGAGCTCTACAACCCCAGCTGCCGGGGCCAGAAGATCAAGGCCTGCAAGACGGACGGTGAGGGCAAGGTGGTGGAGGGCAAGCACGAGTCTTACCGAATCTCTGCCGCCAGTGCCGAGGAGCGCGACCAGTGGATCGAGGCCATAAG AGCCAGCATCACCTGTGTCCCCTTCTATGACCTGGTCTCTGCTCGGAAGAAGAAGATTGCCAGCAAGCACTGa